The following proteins come from a genomic window of Gossypium raimondii isolate GPD5lz chromosome 5, ASM2569854v1, whole genome shotgun sequence:
- the LOC105770676 gene encoding aspartyl protease family protein At5g10770, whose translation MTGSSALMAIGHILMCYTLFFSFHANKAFGYGATVVESNKSHAPPSCSGTTTGLRVVHKYGPCSPSGLKKTSAVASQILVQDNLRVRAMNSRLHNRRTIGLEGEGTTDTYLQNDLPGAGNFLVSVGFGTPLQSFNLALDTGSYVTWVQCEPCTESPCPQQQNASLYYPSFSSTYSNAPCSPWCNYTQTYLDESKSGGVFVLDTVSIGQDYQIPEFIFLCAVPDKETGDFGEADGILGLGLASSGDEFATYSLATQTANLFGRVFCHCLPSSSNSGYVYFGEKAREQCPFSGTYTRLLRNPASGANYYFVNLIAITLGQKKVEVPSGILSSPGTIIDSGTVITHLPSSVYSELSQEFDRLMSEFPPANPSDDGVLKACYNLVDQDNLAIPEMVLHFENLDVNLDQTAVTWKGNDDMSQVCFAFAAKENEGDVTIIGNHQQQKLNMLFNIPDQRLEIGPGKC comes from the exons ATGACTGGTTCCTCAGCGTTGATGGCCATTGGCCATATTTTAATGTGCTACACCCTGTTTTTCTCTTTCCATGCGAATAAGGCATTTGGTTATGGTGCTACTGTAGTGGAAAGTAACAAGTCCCACGCCCCTCCCTCCTGTTCAG GTACTACAACAGGTTTGCGGGTGGTCCATAAATACGGACCCTGCTCCCCATCTGGCCTAAAGAAAACATCCGCCGTGGCAAGCCAGATTCTGGTCCAAGATAATCTCAGGGTTCGTGCTATGAATTCCAGGTTACACAATAGGCGTACAATTGGTTTGGAAGGGGAAGGGACGACAGACACTTATCTTCAAAACGACTTACCAGGTGCCGGTAATTTTTTGGTGAGCGTTGGTTTTGGCACACCTCTACAATCTTTTAATTTGGCTTTGGACACGGGGAGTTACGTAACCTGGGTACAGTGCGAACCTTGTACGGAGTCTCCCTGTCCACAACAGCAGAACGCGTCGCTGTATTATCCTTCTTTTTCCTCAACTTACTCTAACGCCCCATGTTCGCCATGGTGTAATTACACACAAACGTACTTGGACGAATCCAAGTCCGGCGGAGTTTTTGTCCTTGATACGGTTTCCATAGGGCAGGATTACCAAATTCCTGAATTTATTTTCCTATGCGCGGTACCGGATAAGGAAACCGGGGATTTTGGTGAAGCAGATGGGATACTAGGCCTAGGTCTGGCCAGCTCTGGCGATGAATTTGCAACCTATTCCCTTGCAACCCAAACTGCAAATTTGTTTGGAAGAGTATTTTGTCATTGTCTTCCCTCGTCAAGTAACTCAGgatatgtttattttggtgAGAAAGCTCGTGAACAATGTCCGTTTTCTGGTACTTACACACGGCTTCTAAGAAACCCGGCTTCTGGTGCCAACTATTATTTCGTAAATCTTATTGCCATAACACTAGGCCAGAAAAAAGTGGAAGTGCCTTCGGGTATATTATCATCCCCAGGAACCATTATAGATTCAGGAACTGTCATTACTCATCTTCCTTCCTCAGTCTATTCGGAGCTGAGCCAGGAATTCGATAGATTGATGTCGGAGTTCCCTCCTGCTAATCCTTCTGATGATGGAGTACTGAAAGCGTGCTACAACCTGGTGGATCAGGACAATCTGGCAATACCCGAGATGGTTCTACATTTTGAAAACTTGGATGTAAATTTGGACCAAACAGCAGTTACCTGGAAAGGCAATGACGATATGTCTCAAGTTTGCTTCGCGTTTGCTGCAAAAGAGAATGAGGGGGACGTCACAATCATTGGTAATCATCAACAGCAGAAGCTCAACATGCTCTTTAACATCCCAGATCAGAGGTTGGAAATTGGACCTGGTAAGTGCTAA